A genomic region of Elephas maximus indicus isolate mEleMax1 chromosome 10, mEleMax1 primary haplotype, whole genome shotgun sequence contains the following coding sequences:
- the LOC126084590 gene encoding olfactory receptor 4K15-like — MDQGNNSRVTEIVLHSLSGPQELQLFYFAFFTLSYSSLVLGNLLIVLIVFSEPALHTTMYFLLSNLSFIDVCLSTFATPRMIVDFLMEHRTISFEGCMAQIFFHHVFAGGEMMLLVAMAYDRYVAMCRPLHYAAIMSIHKCAGLVIGSWLIGVLHSVSHLVFTVNLPFCGPNHVDIFFCDLPLVIKLACNDTYTLEILMLSDSGLMTLSSFVLLLISYTVILVAMRCRSPVGMAKAWATLTAHVTVMTLFFGPCIFIYVWPFCNFPVDKFLSIFYTVFTPLLNPLIYTLRNKEVISAIQKLRRRKVSS; from the coding sequence ATGGACCAAGGAAATAACTCAAGAGTGACTGAAATTGTGTTGCACAGTCTTTCAGGTCCTCAAGAGCTACAACTTTTCTATTTTGCATTTTTCACACTCTCCTATTCATCCCTTGTGCTAGGAAACCTCCTTATTGTGCTCATAGTCTTCTCTGAACCTGCACTACACACAACCATGTACTTCCTGCTCAGCAATCTCTCCTTCATTGATGTGTGTCTATCCACTTTTGCCACTCCCAGAATGATTGTTGACTTCCTCATGGAGCACAGGACCATCTCCTTTGAGGGATGCATGGCTCAAATATTCTTTCATCATGTCTTTGCTGGTGGTGAAATGATGCTCCTTGTGGCCATGGCATATGACAGATATGTAGCCATGTGTCGACCCCTGCACTATGCAGCCATCATGAGTATACACAAGTGTGCAGGTCTTGTCATAGGCTCCTGGCTTATTGGGGTTCTGCACTCAGTAAGCCACCTGGTCTTCACAGTAAACCTTCCATTTTGTGGTCCAAATCATGTGGACATTTTTTTCTGTGACCTTCCCTTAGTTATCAAACTTGCCTGCAATGATACCTATACCCTTGAGATACTGATGCTTTCAGACAGTGGTCTAATGACTTTGAGCTCTTTCGTGCTTTTGCTCATCTCCTACACAGTTATCCTGGTCGCTATGAGATGTCGATCCCCAGTAGGCATGGCCAAGGCCTGGGCCACCCTGACTGCTCATGTCACGGTGATGACCCTCTTCTTTGGGCCCTGCATCTTCATCTATGTCTGGCCTTTCTGTAACTTCCCAGTGGATAAGTTTCTCTCAATATTCTATACTGTTTTCACCCCTCTCTTAAACCCTTTGATCTACACATTAAGAAATAAGGAGGTAATATCAGCAATACAAAAACTGAGGAGGCGAAAAGTAAGTTCCTAA